In the Rubidibacter lacunae KORDI 51-2 genome, one interval contains:
- a CDS encoding glycosyltransferase — MTVIRSPLISVVMSVYRQPHEWLSAAIASILNQTLEDFEFIVLLDAPDDAETAELVQKFSDRDRRIRLSRNQCNLGLALSLNRGFAMARGKYFARMDSDDISERERLQVQYEYLEAHPKIDLVGSQALYIDSEAQPLGLFSMPTDPRLARQLVRFRSIAIHPTWFFRSHVWHELNGYRKFPTSQDYDFLYRAIDAGLTVANLDRPLLHYRLNPSSITSRKAYIQLGLNIYIRELHQRRMRNRCHDDSTCYDGFSEEELACRIEKIERQANRLALGEKYFRLAALHASRKRFPLVPYYVLLSMLVSQLHARRIFGIVAVKIYVFLWKTISHFYPPNQYKEAESR; from the coding sequence ATGACAGTGATTCGTTCTCCGCTCATTTCAGTGGTTATGAGCGTGTATCGGCAACCACACGAGTGGTTGAGTGCTGCGATTGCCAGTATCCTCAACCAAACGCTGGAGGATTTCGAGTTCATCGTTCTGCTCGACGCGCCAGACGATGCAGAAACAGCTGAATTAGTACAAAAGTTTTCCGACCGCGATCGTCGCATTCGGTTGTCGAGGAACCAGTGCAATCTTGGACTGGCACTTTCACTAAATCGCGGCTTCGCTATGGCTCGGGGCAAGTATTTTGCTCGCATGGACAGCGACGACATTTCCGAGCGCGAGCGCTTGCAGGTTCAGTACGAGTATCTCGAAGCCCATCCAAAAATCGACTTAGTTGGATCCCAGGCTCTTTACATCGACAGCGAAGCACAGCCGCTCGGTCTCTTTTCAATGCCGACCGATCCGAGGCTCGCACGGCAACTCGTCCGCTTCCGAAGCATTGCTATTCATCCAACGTGGTTTTTTCGTTCACATGTCTGGCACGAACTTAACGGATACCGCAAATTCCCAACATCGCAGGATTATGACTTTCTCTATCGAGCGATCGATGCTGGACTGACAGTCGCTAATCTCGATCGCCCGCTACTGCACTATCGCTTGAATCCATCAAGTATCACTTCGCGTAAAGCCTATATTCAGCTTGGTCTAAACATTTACATTCGTGAACTGCATCAGCGGCGGATGCGAAACCGCTGTCACGACGACAGTACTTGTTACGATGGGTTTTCTGAAGAGGAGTTGGCATGTAGGATTGAAAAGATCGAGCGCCAAGCCAATCGACTTGCGCTCGGCGAGAAGTACTTTCGGCTAGCAGCCCTGCATGCTAGCCGAAAACGTTTTCCATTGGTGCCTTACTATGTACTGCTGAGTATGCTCGTATCGCAACTTCATGCCCGGCGCATATTCGGTATTGTGGCAGTCAAAATTTACGTTTTTCTATGGAAGACGATCTCGCACTTTTATCCTCCCAATCAGTACAAAGAAGCTGAATCCAGATAA
- a CDS encoding transposase: protein MGCSNSSPPVWSNTPSQANLPTPLQEQAADPEALPNSRNGDSRQTVQCNQGSLELQIPRDRRSEFTPAL from the coding sequence ATGGGCTGCTCGAACAGCTCACCCCCCGTTTGGTCGAACACGCCCTCCCAGGCAAATCTACCCACCCCCCTCCAGGAGCAGGCTGCCGACCCCGAAGCGCTGCCCAATAGTCGCAACGGCGACTCGCGCCAAACCGTCCAATGCAACCAAGGCAGCCTCGAGCTGCAGATTCCGCGGGACCGTCGCAGCGAATTCACGCCCGCCCTCTAA
- a CDS encoding O-antigen ligase family protein, whose amino-acid sequence MIDAPLLEGGKVSVKDIFLLGGDYVATIAFTYLGFYVLSKYWRWFSIVLVVQVLLFSLAFFQHPLTPLTSTAQDMRARVAYANIEVAKGEEAATEALEREVKLKEQISDRFRVSGPYITVIRLSYALTASSIIAMYFYARSSKYSQLYLYAIVFNFLVSILSQTRSVIAAHIILLSYALLKYIGSRKRITNPSIYFLALAVLGIIAVYAPNDLLYRLGGFDRIHSVSDSGLRIWLWILGLVSIAISPLGVTTDAHREAQQIVFSWSGIETIFEYTSHNGIINIGVLFTVFGLFVFFSFIYLAMRLNRRLAPEVRNFFVVAAAAYLMQIMTHNDFIFIKDYHILSLVSIWCYECRNIGVEQGTDTMLMSMEATSLDLERERIGRS is encoded by the coding sequence ATGATCGATGCTCCACTTTTAGAGGGAGGCAAAGTTTCTGTTAAAGATATCTTTTTACTTGGGGGTGACTACGTAGCAACAATCGCGTTTACTTACCTGGGCTTCTACGTTCTAAGCAAATATTGGAGATGGTTTTCTATAGTCCTAGTTGTACAAGTTCTACTCTTCTCACTAGCGTTCTTTCAGCACCCATTGACACCTCTAACGAGTACGGCTCAAGATATGCGTGCAAGAGTCGCTTATGCAAATATCGAGGTCGCCAAGGGAGAGGAAGCGGCGACTGAAGCCCTTGAGCGAGAGGTCAAGTTAAAGGAACAGATTTCTGACAGGTTTCGCGTAAGCGGCCCATATATAACAGTAATTCGTTTGAGTTATGCACTAACAGCTTCTTCGATTATAGCAATGTATTTCTATGCTCGATCCTCCAAATACTCTCAGCTTTATTTATATGCAATTGTGTTTAACTTTTTAGTTTCAATCCTGTCGCAGACGAGATCGGTTATCGCCGCTCATATTATTCTCCTATCTTATGCCTTGCTCAAATATATTGGCAGCCGAAAACGCATAACCAATCCATCGATCTATTTTTTGGCCCTCGCCGTGCTAGGAATCATCGCAGTCTATGCCCCCAACGATCTACTCTATCGCCTTGGAGGGTTCGATCGAATCCATTCTGTTAGCGATAGTGGACTTCGCATCTGGCTTTGGATACTCGGTCTGGTGTCGATCGCGATCAGTCCGCTCGGCGTTACAACTGATGCTCATCGGGAGGCTCAACAAATAGTTTTCAGCTGGTCTGGAATCGAAACCATATTTGAATACACGTCACACAATGGAATTATAAACATCGGCGTCCTCTTTACAGTCTTCGGACTCTTCGTTTTCTTCAGCTTCATTTATCTGGCAATGCGTTTAAATCGCAGGCTCGCTCCAGAGGTTCGAAACTTTTTTGTAGTTGCAGCCGCTGCTTATTTAATGCAAATCATGACACACAACGACTTTATTTTTATCAAAGACTATCACATCCTATCGTTGGTTTCAATTTGGTGCTACGAGTGTCGGAATATTGGAGTAGAGCAAGGAACTGACACGATGTTAATGAGTATGGAAGCAACGTCACTCGATCTAGAACGCGAGCGGATCGGTCGGTCATGA
- a CDS encoding glycosyltransferase family 4 protein: MPTATIRITHVTTGLEVGGAEIMLYRLLANSDSRYFRHSVISLTAGGTLRPQIESVGVPVFDLGMQRGFPTPGSALRLLRLLGRLAPDILQGWMYHGNLAAWFGSITTRQQPPVIWGIHHSIYDLEREKRLTAAAIKLGARVSGACYRLIYVSHVSREQHERIGYRSDRGCIIPNGFETERFQPSPTSRAEVRDEFGIATDAPLIGLVCRYHPMKDHANFLRAAAQLLPSHPNARFLLIGTDVTPENPDLQALVTQLGLGDRALFLGQRDDMPRLMAALDIGGLSSATGEAFPLVVGEAMACGVPCTVTDVGDAGVMVADTGRVVPPKNPNALAAAWSELIELGADGRALLGARARARVQEHFALPAVTAQYEQIYTQAMASSTCIRDK; this comes from the coding sequence ATGCCAACTGCCACTATTCGTATCACTCACGTTACAACGGGTCTAGAAGTAGGCGGTGCTGAGATTATGCTCTATCGCCTGCTAGCCAACTCCGATTCCCGTTACTTTCGGCATAGCGTCATCTCATTGACCGCAGGAGGGACATTGCGACCGCAAATTGAATCTGTGGGCGTGCCGGTATTCGACCTCGGTATGCAGCGCGGTTTCCCGACGCCTGGATCCGCTCTTCGACTGCTTCGGTTGCTCGGTCGGCTCGCTCCGGACATATTGCAAGGTTGGATGTATCACGGCAACCTTGCCGCATGGTTTGGCAGCATCACGACGCGTCAGCAACCGCCCGTCATTTGGGGTATCCATCATTCGATCTATGACCTCGAGCGCGAAAAGCGCCTCACTGCTGCCGCCATAAAACTCGGCGCGAGGGTATCCGGGGCATGCTATCGCCTAATCTATGTCTCCCATGTCAGCCGAGAGCAGCACGAGCGCATTGGTTACCGAAGCGATCGCGGCTGCATTATCCCCAATGGCTTTGAGACCGAGCGCTTCCAACCCTCGCCGACCTCTCGCGCTGAAGTGCGCGACGAATTCGGGATTGCAACGGATGCACCGCTCATTGGCTTGGTCTGCCGTTACCACCCAATGAAGGATCATGCAAACTTCTTGCGGGCAGCAGCACAGTTATTGCCGAGTCACCCGAATGCTCGCTTTCTCCTAATTGGAACGGATGTCACACCCGAAAATCCCGACTTGCAAGCGCTCGTCACGCAGTTGGGACTGGGAGATCGTGCGCTGTTCTTGGGGCAGCGAGATGACATGCCGCGATTGATGGCTGCCCTCGATATCGGCGGACTGTCATCGGCAACGGGCGAGGCATTTCCTCTGGTTGTGGGGGAGGCAATGGCTTGTGGTGTTCCCTGTACCGTTACGGATGTGGGCGACGCAGGCGTTATGGTGGCAGATACCGGGCGCGTCGTTCCGCCGAAGAACCCAAACGCACTGGCAGCAGCGTGGTCCGAGCTCATTGAATTGGGTGCAGACGGTCGTGCGCTCCTGGGAGCAAGAGCGCGGGCGCGCGTTCAGGAACACTTCGCACTCCCTGCTGTGACGGCTCAGTACGAGCAGATTTACACCCAGGCAATGGCGTCTTCAACTTGCATCCGGGACAAATGA
- a CDS encoding COX15/CtaA family protein, protein MTESFLQPPRFLDAPSTPVPAQVRGLVWKIAVATLILMAIGSATRVANAGLACPDWPLCYGQLVPSQQMNLQVFLEWFHRLDAGFIGLSTLGLLAWTVWERHRLPGWLPWASAGAVLLVMMQALLGALTVTEMLRFDIVTMHLGTALLFFAALLSIAVALTPFQGSGATGRWLAIAAPTATGLVYVQSLLGGLVASRWAVHQCLGGAAMCAIVHSHLLGVIPATVATGVAVGLAWNTPGLHPWLRRLATAAAGLVVLQILLGLATMHLHLQVESLTVAHQTIGALLLGVLLVLSLLVRQDRALAAG, encoded by the coding sequence ATGACCGAATCTTTCCTGCAACCCCCACGCTTTCTCGATGCGCCGTCCACGCCCGTGCCTGCCCAAGTGCGCGGTCTGGTGTGGAAAATTGCCGTCGCCACACTCATTTTGATGGCAATTGGGAGTGCAACGCGGGTAGCGAATGCCGGACTGGCCTGCCCGGACTGGCCGCTCTGCTATGGGCAACTCGTCCCCAGCCAGCAGATGAACCTGCAGGTTTTTCTAGAGTGGTTCCACCGTCTCGACGCCGGTTTTATCGGTCTCAGTACCCTGGGATTGTTGGCTTGGACTGTGTGGGAGCGCCATCGCTTGCCTGGCTGGCTGCCTTGGGCATCAGCAGGCGCGGTGCTGCTCGTAATGATGCAAGCGTTGTTGGGTGCGCTAACGGTGACCGAGATGCTCCGCTTCGACATCGTGACGATGCACCTGGGTACGGCACTGTTATTTTTTGCCGCGTTGCTCTCAATTGCGGTCGCACTGACTCCGTTCCAGGGGTCGGGGGCGACGGGGCGCTGGTTAGCGATCGCGGCCCCAACTGCAACCGGGTTGGTGTATGTACAAAGTCTGCTCGGCGGGCTGGTAGCGTCGCGCTGGGCAGTGCACCAATGTTTGGGCGGCGCCGCGATGTGCGCGATCGTCCACAGTCACCTGCTCGGCGTTATTCCTGCCACGGTGGCCACGGGGGTAGCAGTTGGACTGGCATGGAATACCCCCGGACTTCATCCTTGGTTGCGACGATTGGCAACGGCAGCCGCCGGGCTAGTCGTATTGCAAATCCTGCTCGGCCTCGCGACGATGCATTTACACCTCCAAGTGGAGTCGCTGACAGTAGCCCACCAGACGATTGGGGCGCTATTGTTGGGCGTCTTGCTCGTTCTGAGCTTGCTGGTGCGCCAAGATCGCGCGCTTGCTGCTGGCTGA
- a CDS encoding heme o synthase produces the protein MTTTGTCIPRRNENIRQVLQSYVQLTKPRIIPLLLITTAAAMWIASEGSVEPLLLAVTLLGGTLAAASAQTLNCIYDRDIDYDMQRTRKRPIPSGRVQPQHALIFAIALGVVSFVLLAVWANLLSALLAMAGIAIYMLVYTHWLKRNSPQNIVIGGAAGAIPPLVGWAAVTGDLGWMPWLLFAIIFVWTPPHFWSLALMIRDDYAAVNVPMLPVVAGEKETARQIWLYTLIVVPMTALPIVPWGPLGATYAAIAGVLGALFLQKASQLKQAPSDKQLARSLFKFSILYMMLLCTGMVVDSLPVTHQVTVAIVQGLQQLAQSLALSFG, from the coding sequence ATGACCACGACCGGAACGTGCATCCCACGTCGGAACGAGAATATCCGACAGGTGCTTCAGAGCTACGTGCAGCTCACCAAGCCCCGGATTATTCCATTGCTGTTGATTACTACAGCAGCAGCAATGTGGATTGCATCCGAGGGAAGTGTCGAACCACTGCTGTTAGCGGTGACGCTGCTGGGCGGAACGCTGGCTGCCGCCAGCGCGCAAACGCTCAACTGCATCTACGATCGCGACATCGACTACGACATGCAGCGCACGCGCAAGCGCCCGATTCCATCTGGGCGGGTACAGCCACAACACGCGCTGATCTTCGCGATCGCCTTGGGGGTGGTGTCGTTCGTTTTGTTGGCAGTTTGGGCGAATCTGCTGAGCGCGTTGCTAGCAATGGCGGGGATTGCGATCTACATGTTGGTGTATACCCACTGGCTGAAGCGCAACAGCCCGCAGAACATCGTCATTGGCGGTGCGGCTGGGGCGATTCCGCCGTTGGTCGGTTGGGCAGCAGTGACGGGCGACTTGGGTTGGATGCCTTGGTTGCTGTTCGCGATTATTTTCGTGTGGACGCCGCCGCATTTTTGGTCGTTGGCGTTGATGATCCGCGATGACTACGCGGCAGTGAACGTGCCGATGTTGCCGGTCGTTGCCGGTGAGAAAGAAACAGCACGGCAGATTTGGCTCTACACGCTAATCGTCGTGCCGATGACGGCGCTGCCGATCGTTCCGTGGGGTCCTTTGGGTGCGACATACGCGGCGATCGCGGGCGTGCTGGGCGCGCTGTTTCTTCAAAAAGCCTCTCAGCTCAAGCAAGCACCCTCGGACAAGCAACTAGCGCGATCGTTGTTCAAGTTTTCGATCTTGTACATGATGCTGCTGTGTACCGGCATGGTGGTGGACAGCTTGCCCGTGACGCATCAGGTGACAGTTGCGATCGTGCAAGGACTACAGCAACTCGCACAGTCCCTAGCGCTGTCGTTTGGATAA
- a CDS encoding type II toxin-antitoxin system PemK/MazF family toxin produces MTESVRQGEVYLFKAVSSRGDSKKRPWVIVSENVRNHYSSMVLAVPFTSNNTNIPPTRVRIPKGEGGLDVDSVAMCDRITTLEKTLFDRGPYGGTIGADYLSQIQDAVLVALGRY; encoded by the coding sequence ATGACTGAGTCAGTTCGGCAGGGAGAGGTGTATCTCTTCAAGGCTGTCTCCAGTAGGGGCGACAGCAAGAAACGTCCGTGGGTCATCGTCTCTGAGAACGTCCGCAACCATTACAGCAGCATGGTGTTGGCGGTTCCATTCACCTCCAATAACACCAACATCCCGCCAACGCGGGTCCGGATACCGAAGGGAGAAGGCGGGTTGGACGTGGATTCGGTTGCCATGTGCGATCGCATCACGACGCTGGAAAAGACCCTGTTTGACCGCGGACCCTACGGCGGGACGATTGGTGCCGACTATCTGTCGCAGATCCAGGACGCAGTGCTCGTTGCCTTAGGGCGATATTAG
- a CDS encoding formylglycine-generating enzyme family protein: MAELVIRKESRTAYYFPEQLRDGLNLDMIEVPGGTFVMGSPENEPERESDEGPQHEVKVPPFFLGRYPVTQAQWQFVATELPQVKIELDPDPSEFKGSDRPVEQVTWYEAVEFCDRLAARTGRPYRLPSEAEWEYACRARTKTPFYFGKTISTELANYDGNYTYHNGPEGEYRQETTPVGHFGIANGFGLSDMHGNVYEWCQDHWHDRYEEGVVPLDGSAWEDRGEGAERIIRGGSWLDDPRGCRSAYRFYFNPGVRDSDLGLRVACAAPRT; the protein is encoded by the coding sequence ATGGCCGAGCTAGTCATTCGCAAAGAGAGCCGGACGGCATACTACTTCCCCGAGCAGCTCCGTGACGGGCTAAACCTGGACATGATCGAGGTGCCAGGCGGTACGTTCGTGATGGGGTCGCCCGAGAACGAGCCAGAGCGGGAGTCTGACGAAGGACCGCAGCACGAGGTAAAGGTACCGCCATTCTTTCTGGGGCGCTATCCGGTAACGCAAGCCCAGTGGCAGTTCGTGGCGACGGAATTGCCACAAGTGAAGATCGAGCTCGACCCCGACCCGTCTGAGTTTAAGGGAAGCGATCGCCCCGTCGAGCAAGTCACTTGGTACGAGGCAGTGGAGTTCTGCGACCGCCTAGCCGCCCGCACGGGACGCCCGTACCGACTACCGAGCGAAGCGGAGTGGGAGTATGCCTGTCGTGCTAGAACGAAGACACCGTTCTACTTCGGCAAGACGATATCAACTGAGCTGGCGAACTACGACGGCAACTACACCTATCACAACGGACCGGAAGGGGAATATCGCCAGGAGACGACGCCGGTAGGACACTTCGGAATCGCCAATGGATTCGGGTTAAGCGACATGCACGGAAACGTCTATGAGTGGTGCCAGGACCACTGGCACGACAGATATGAAGAGGGGGTTGTTCCGCTCGATGGAAGCGCCTGGGAGGACCGGGGAGAGGGCGCAGAACGCATAATACGCGGCGGCTCCTGGCTCGATGATCCGAGGGGGTGCCGCTCCGCGTACCGCTTCTACTTCAATCCCGGCGTCCGTGACAGCGACCTCGGTCTCCGTGTAGCGTGCGCCGCGCCGAGGACGTAG
- a CDS encoding NAD-dependent epimerase/dehydratase family protein yields MRTLITGATGLTGGWFLQRLAVAAPQAEVVCLVRPTGDRAALEELDLKLKFAVGDSSEATSWKQAIAQWEPDTIVHLAQLRHVPPLLASLRQLDRQPRAIVIGTTGVFSRYNEYSRAYKAAEAELEQYPGSTCLLRPTMIYGSPRDKNIHKLVRFCDRYGLFPVFGPGNNLLQPVHADDLAQALLSVWQCPDIEGAYDLSGGTVVSFRELLQLVGSCLGKPVRLVSLPYQIGVWAATTAEFLLGDRSPVRREQILRLQEDKAFSHAAAQQDFGFAPRSLPEGLEQEIELMRQAGLTAKI; encoded by the coding sequence ATGAGAACGCTAATCACCGGAGCCACCGGTCTGACCGGTGGATGGTTTCTCCAACGTCTGGCTGTCGCTGCCCCGCAAGCTGAGGTGGTTTGCCTCGTGCGACCGACAGGCGATCGCGCGGCCTTAGAGGAGCTCGACCTCAAGCTGAAGTTCGCCGTCGGCGACAGCTCCGAAGCTACCAGCTGGAAGCAGGCGATCGCCCAATGGGAACCCGACACAATCGTGCATTTGGCCCAGTTGCGTCACGTCCCGCCGCTGCTGGCAAGTCTGCGCCAGCTAGACCGCCAACCGCGCGCGATCGTTATTGGGACCACCGGCGTGTTCTCGCGCTACAACGAATACTCCCGCGCCTACAAAGCTGCCGAAGCCGAGCTCGAACAATACCCCGGCAGTACTTGTTTGCTCCGCCCGACAATGATCTACGGCTCCCCGCGCGATAAGAACATCCACAAATTGGTTCGGTTCTGCGATCGATACGGACTCTTTCCAGTCTTCGGTCCCGGCAACAATCTATTGCAGCCCGTCCACGCCGACGATTTAGCCCAAGCTCTGCTTAGCGTGTGGCAGTGTCCGGATATTGAAGGTGCGTACGATCTGTCTGGTGGTACAGTGGTCAGCTTCCGCGAACTCCTGCAGCTGGTCGGTTCCTGCTTGGGCAAGCCTGTACGGCTGGTTTCGCTCCCCTATCAGATAGGGGTGTGGGCGGCAACAACAGCAGAGTTCTTACTGGGAGACCGTTCTCCCGTCCGCCGGGAGCAAATTTTGCGCCTCCAAGAAGACAAGGCGTTTTCCCACGCTGCCGCCCAACAAGACTTTGGGTTCGCGCCGCGATCTCTGCCTGAAGGGTTGGAGCAAGAAATAGAATTAATGCGGCAAGCGGGATTGACTGCCAAGATCTAA
- a CDS encoding glycosyltransferase family 4 protein: MRILFAITRSDTVGGAQLHVHNVASALSESGHAVLVVTGTYGPYNDFLEKSGIQSRVCPTLKNNINPLQDLQTLAFLRGAIRDFQPNLVSTHSSKTGILGRLAAKQTGTPVIFTAHGWSFADGVPEPKRTIYKWLEQWAIGFTDRLICVSEWDRQLGMRTAGMPPGKLIKIHRSVQDVPKSWRAEPGSGNPVKVVMVARFELQKDHITILKAIKDLEGVQLDFIGDGPTKDGVRLRAHALGIAHKVNFLGFCTDVSERLKDYHIFALITNWEGFPTSTLEAMRAGLPVVVSDVCGASEAIVEGETGFSIPHGDADTLRKRLRELIENRDRRVAMGKAARSRYECEYTFSMMMERTLAAYREALVHAGSVAKA; this comes from the coding sequence ATGAGAATCTTGTTTGCCATCACCCGCTCCGATACGGTTGGAGGCGCTCAGCTTCACGTCCACAACGTAGCGAGTGCACTGTCTGAGAGCGGTCATGCAGTGTTGGTTGTCACAGGCACATACGGTCCCTACAACGACTTTCTTGAGAAATCCGGGATCCAGTCACGCGTCTGTCCCACTCTCAAAAACAATATCAATCCTCTGCAAGACCTGCAGACGCTGGCATTTTTGCGCGGAGCCATTCGCGATTTTCAGCCCAATCTCGTCTCGACCCACTCGAGTAAAACCGGTATCCTCGGCAGGCTGGCGGCCAAGCAAACCGGCACGCCGGTCATTTTTACCGCCCACGGTTGGTCGTTTGCTGATGGCGTTCCCGAACCCAAACGCACTATTTATAAGTGGCTGGAGCAATGGGCAATTGGTTTTACGGATCGCTTGATTTGCGTATCGGAATGGGATCGACAGCTCGGCATGCGCACGGCTGGGATGCCGCCAGGCAAGCTTATCAAAATCCACCGCAGCGTACAGGACGTTCCGAAGTCGTGGCGTGCCGAACCTGGCAGCGGCAACCCAGTGAAAGTTGTCATGGTCGCGCGCTTCGAGCTACAGAAGGACCACATCACGATACTCAAAGCTATTAAAGACCTCGAAGGCGTGCAGCTCGATTTCATCGGCGACGGCCCCACTAAGGATGGGGTGCGCTTACGGGCCCATGCGCTGGGCATCGCTCATAAGGTCAATTTTCTCGGTTTCTGCACCGACGTGTCGGAGCGTCTGAAGGACTACCACATCTTCGCGCTGATCACCAACTGGGAGGGCTTCCCAACGTCCACTCTTGAGGCCATGCGAGCGGGATTGCCGGTTGTCGTTTCAGACGTTTGCGGAGCATCAGAGGCGATCGTGGAGGGCGAGACTGGTTTCAGTATTCCGCACGGCGATGCCGATACCCTACGCAAACGCTTGCGCGAGCTAATCGAGAATCGCGATCGCCGTGTGGCGATGGGCAAGGCGGCGCGCTCGCGCTACGAGTGCGAATACACTTTCTCCATGATGATGGAGCGCACGCTTGCTGCTTATCGCGAAGCGTTGGTGCACGCCGGGAGCGTGGCTAAGGCATAG
- a CDS encoding formylglycine-generating enzyme family protein, protein MAELNIPGTHRKTHYFPERLRAGLNLDMIEVPGGSFLIGSPETEPERDPHEGPQHEVNVPQFFIGRYPVTQAQWQFVATELPEVNRELDPDPAKFKGSDRPVEQVNWYEAVEFCDRLAAHTGRRYRLPCEAEWEYACRAGTKTPFYFGKTISPELANYNSAYIDGGGPKGEEREGTSPVGHFGNANGFGLSDMHGNVFEWCHDKYRERYEAVVVPSDGDAWGDQEIQDADRMIRGGAWSSYSKQCRSAYRYNSFAGDRLDDVGFRVACTAPRT, encoded by the coding sequence ATGGCCGAGCTAAACATTCCCGGAACGCACCGGAAGACACACTACTTTCCCGAGCGGCTCCGTGCCGGGTTGAACCTGGACATGATTGAGGTGCCAGGCGGGAGCTTCTTAATAGGGTCGCCTGAGACCGAGCCCGAGCGAGATCCTCACGAAGGTCCTCAGCACGAGGTAAATGTACCGCAATTCTTTATAGGGCGCTATCCCGTAACGCAAGCCCAATGGCAATTCGTGGCAACGGAACTGCCCGAGGTAAATCGCGAACTCGACCCCGATCCTGCGAAGTTCAAGGGAAGCGATCGCCCGGTCGAACAAGTCAACTGGTACGAGGCAGTGGAGTTTTGCGATCGCCTGGCTGCCCACACGGGACGCCGGTACCGTCTGCCCTGTGAAGCGGAGTGGGAGTATGCCTGCCGTGCAGGAACGAAGACACCGTTCTACTTTGGCAAGACCATTTCACCTGAGCTAGCAAACTACAACAGCGCATACATAGACGGCGGTGGACCGAAAGGGGAAGAACGCGAGGGGACGTCGCCGGTAGGACACTTCGGAAATGCCAACGGCTTCGGATTAAGCGATATGCACGGAAATGTCTTTGAGTGGTGCCATGACAAATATCGCGAGAGGTACGAAGCGGTGGTCGTTCCGAGCGATGGAGATGCTTGGGGGGACCAAGAAATTCAGGACGCAGATCGCATGATACGCGGCGGCGCCTGGAGCTCGTATTCCAAGCAATGCCGCTCTGCTTACCGCTACAACAGCTTTGCCGGCGATCGCCTCGACGACGTCGGTTTCCGGGTGGCGTGCACCGCCCCGAGAACGTAA